From Tubulanus polymorphus chromosome 9, tnTubPoly1.2, whole genome shotgun sequence, a single genomic window includes:
- the LOC141910486 gene encoding uncharacterized protein LOC141910486, protein MAVTDANSTNSTDDTVTISHMLLSGTWQNAVWYTFNIYIYFWMVTGVTGGLLSAVVMFRLRRTLDACTFQYLVPLAFSDSIYVVTFSLKSLERIHIVVGTAHGVYVFYTVNDFTCKFGMVLNNFGIKTSTRILSCFAVERSIAVLVTLRVGRLMTQARRRNVIVSVFLYHAVTESAQGVTYRIKTIGLGLKNCQMDTVSEVVAQINVIYSYTTVTIIPWVGLIFSTVLIATQFARRDVKFKNKNTSEQERRCVRNLICIIIAFFVFNAPITVLNLVYFTCDKLRHLPNPIQHLFYLIGGVFMITNSAVNFFIYIANLKSFRDELVRIVKH, encoded by the coding sequence ATGGCAGTCACTGATGCAAACTCGACAAACTCGACAGACGACACCGTTACAATTAGTCACATGCTTCTATCCGGTACGTGGCAGAACGCTGTTTGGTACACGTTCaatatttacatatatttCTGGATGGTGACCGGTGTTACCGGGGGTTTACTGTCTGCAGTCGTCATGTTCCGTCTGCGTCGCACGTTAGACGCGTGCACCTTCCAGTATTTGGTACCGCTAGCTTTCTCTGATTCGATTTATGTCGTCACTTTTTCGTTGAAGTCTCTTGAACGAATTCACATCGTGGTCGGCACCGCGCACGGTGTGTACGTTTTCTACACCGTGAACGATTTCACCTGTAAATTTGGAATGGTGCTCAACAATTTCGGAATCAAAACCTCTACACGGATTCTGTCGTGTTTTGCCGTCGAACGCAGCATAGCCGTTTTGGTTACATTGCGAGTTGGGAGACTTATGACCCAGGCTCGCCGCCGGAATGTTATCGTATCGGTTTTTCTTTATCACGCCGTTACGGAAAGCGCCCAAGGAGTCACTTACCGCATCAAAACCATCGGGCTTGGTTTAAAAAACTGTCAAATGGACACCGTTTCAGAAGTCGTAGCACAAATCAACGTTATCTATTCTTACACGACGGTGACTATCATTCCTTGGGttggtttgatattttcgaCGGTTTTGATCGCTACTCAGTTCGCCAGACGAGATGTCAAGTTCAAAAACAAGAACACTTCCGAACAGGAACGCAGATGCGTGCGCAATCTGATTTGCATAATCATAGCCTTTTTCGTATTCAACGCACCAATTACCGTATTGAACTTAGTTTACTTTACGTGTGACAAACTGAGGCATTTACCAAATCCAATACAGCATTTATTCTACCTTATCGGCGGCGTTTTTATGATCACAAATAGTGCGgttaattttttcatatatatcgCGAATTTGAAGTCATTTCGAGACGAACTGGTGCGCATAGTGAAACACTGA
- the LOC141910487 gene encoding beta-1,3-galactosyltransferase 4-like — MDRADESPLEIAEIPLLTPLTGNLRDIAFVINNTTICWGNPKTIVFIITRVHNYQQRRVIRATWAKPTSDNQFAFLIGLPDATDHLWDWFLSAEMATYGDIIQLGVEDTYDRLTIKTGGMVKWVYDYCRHAKYVIKIDDNMYLDAAQFTSALDAHADQNA; from the coding sequence ATGGATAGAGCTGATGAGTCGCCACTCGAAATCGCCGAGATACCACTGCTAACTCCTTTGACTGGGAATTTACGAGATATCGCATTCGTTATCAACAATACCACAATATGCTGGGGAAATCCCAAAACTATTGTTTTCATCATAACACGCGTACATAACTACCAACAGCGTCGGGTGATTCGCGCAACTTGGGCCAAACCAACTAGCGATAATCAATTTGCTTTCTTGATCGGATTGCCGGATGCGACCGATCACCTCTGGGATTGGTTTCTGTCCGCCGAAATGGCCACGTACGGCGATATTATACAGCTGGGTGTTGAAGATACGTATGACAGACTGACAATAAAAACTGGTGGTATGGTTAAATGGGTTTACGATTATTGCCGACACGCGAAATACGTCATCAAAATCGACGATAACATGTATTTGGACGCGGCACAGTTCACGTCTGCGTTAGATGCGCACGCAGATCAGAACGCGTAA
- the LOC141911169 gene encoding organic solute transporter subunit alpha-like, producing MENCSDTLPTTRKFFSEIPESELIGLCICMAMALFNLILFLEEVYRLHKRPLSLTRVEGSHPIWLLALHPVVSITALMTLCIPRSLELNKLVAALYLSISVIKFVDLMVDYLGGREKCIETLSHEKISLKSPPVCCICPCCPEVDLTRKNLMIIYGMVNQMVVLRPILLYAAGLMMADDRMNLDLYEDAERTYNILSYISMVSTLLAMWGLLMIYRTLRKHLQPQSISGKFICMQLVILFQNVQGPILTAIQSFGWIPCSGKGFMHTDSRSQNIQSVMLIAEMVLVGIYARVCFFRPVLREDVAYPHCIYGSTHDWARDPGDPARIVEPSLKIDSSQNLIIDKSCEDHLESSATSADENLPILAGDS from the exons ATGGAGAATTGCAGCGATACCCTGCCGACGACGAGGAAGTTCTTTAGTG AAATTCCCGAGTCGGAGCTGATAGGATTGTGTATATGTATGGCTATGGCTTTATTCAACCTGATACTATTTCTCGAAGAAGTCTATCGGTTGCACAAACGTCCCTTGAGTTTGACGCGCGTCGAAGGGTCGCATCCAATATGGCTGCTAGCGTTACATCCG GTAGTTAGTATAACGGCTCTTATGACGTTGTGTATACCTCGCTCCTTGGAACTGAACAAACTCGTCGCGGCGCTATACCTATCGATATCCGTCATCAAATTCGTCGATTTGATGGTCGACTATCTGGGCGGCCGGGAAAAGTGCATAGAGACGTTATCGCACGAGAAGATCTCGCTGAAGAGTCCCCCTGTCTGTTGTATCTGTCCATGTTGCCCCGAGGTCGATTTGACAAG aAAGAacttaatgattatttatggAATGGTGAATCAGATGGTCGTATTGAGACCTATACTGTTGTACGCGGCTGGTTTAATGATGGCGGACGACAGAATGAATTTGGATCTG TACGAAGACGCAGAAAGGACGTATAATATTTTGTCCTATATCAGTATGGTGTCGACGCTGTTAGCCATGTGGGGCTTGTTGATGATATACCGAACTCTCAGGAAGCACCTGCAACCGCAGAGCATATCGGGAAAATTCATCTGCATGCAACTGGTGATACTTTTCCAAAACGTACAGGGTCCTATCCTGACGGCGATCCAGTCGTTCGGGTGGATACCCTGTTCCGGTAAAGGGTTCATGCACACCGACTCAAGGTCGCAGA ATATTCAAAGTGTGATGTTGATTGCGGAGATGGTTCTGGTGGGTATTTACGCGCGTGTTTGTTTCTTCCGGCCGGTGTTACGCGAAGACGTCGCCTACCCGCACTGTATCTACGGCTCGACTCACGACTGGGCCAGGGATCCCGGCGATCCGGCCAGAATCGTCGAACCGTCGCTGAAAATCGACAGCAGTCAAAATTTAATCATCGACAAATCGTGCGAGGACCATTTAGAATCGAGCGCCACTTCTGCGGACGag aatttacCCATACTCGCAGGTGACTCGTAG